Proteins co-encoded in one Euwallacea fornicatus isolate EFF26 chromosome 34, ASM4011564v1, whole genome shotgun sequence genomic window:
- the LOC136348677 gene encoding cyclic AMP response element-binding protein B-like isoform X11, producing MFNWERDTFDSDVQPIPRHLTGCLDVQKTFSFPYPFSFEGPKKSHMKPSPVQSVIQPNQQSVIQTAANIQPILGKGNVILVSKPNSVIQTTQGSLQTLRVVEAPESDESYSEEESPKKRHDLLTRRPSYLLPATAIQISSGEGGQGIHTLTMTNAAAGGAIVQYSPGQEFFVPVVQGGIGQGGGEDQARKREIRLLKNREAARECRRKKKEYIKCLENRVAVLENQNKALIDELKALKELYCQQKVE from the exons ATGTTCAACTGGGAACGTGACACGTTTGACTCGGATGTTCAGCCAATCCCGCGGCACCTAACAGGTTGTCTAGAT GTCCAGAAAACGTTTTCGTTTCCGTATCCCTTTTCATTTGAGGGACCAAAAAAAAGTCACATGAAGCCAAGTCCG GTACAAAGTGTGATACAACCAAATCAGCAATCGGTCATCCAAACGGCAGCAAACATACAACCCATACTCGGCAAAGGGAACGTCATTCTAGTCAGCAAACCCAACTCTGTCATACAGACCACGCAAGGGAGTTTGCAAACGTTAAGG gTAGTTGAAGCTCCGGAGAGTGATGAGAGTTATTCCGAAGAAGAATCTCCAAAGAAAAGGCACGATCTGTTAACCAGGCGGCCTTCATACC ttttaccCGCCACCGCGATACAGATTTCTAGTGGGGAAGGCGGTCAAGGCATTCACACGCTGACCATGACCAACGCGGCAGCGGGTGGAGCGATAGTTCAATACTCACCTGGTCAAGAATTCTTTGTACCTG TGGTTCAAGGGGGCATAGGTCAAGGTGGGGGCGAAGACCAGGCGAGGAAACGGGAAATTAGACTGCTTAAAAACAGAGAGGCGGCGAGGGAATGCAGacgaaaaaagaaagaatataTTAAATGCCTAGAAAACAGGGTGGCCGTCCTAGAGAACCAAAATAAGGCTCTCATTGATGAATTGAAGGCGCTCAAGGAACTGTACTGCCAGCAAAAGGTAGAATGA
- the LOC136348677 gene encoding cyclic AMP-responsive element-binding protein 1-like isoform X8 — translation MDAIEEKCDPLSTTAPESPIASSVQSVIQPNQQSVIQTAANIQPILGKGNVILVSKPNSVIQTTQGSLQTLRVVEAPESDESYSEEESPKKRHDLLTRRPSYRKILNDLGGGEIAGYVTMFAEPKVEPNSSEADSELSSHSIPYHTVLPATAIQISSGEGGQGIHTLTMTNAAAGGAIVQYSPGQEFFVPVVQGGIGQGGGEDQARKREIRLLKNREAARECRRKKKEYIKCLENRVAVLENQNKALIDELKALKELYCQQKVE, via the exons GTACAAAGTGTGATACAACCAAATCAGCAATCGGTCATCCAAACGGCAGCAAACATACAACCCATACTCGGCAAAGGGAACGTCATTCTAGTCAGCAAACCCAACTCTGTCATACAGACCACGCAAGGGAGTTTGCAAACGTTAAGG gTAGTTGAAGCTCCGGAGAGTGATGAGAGTTATTCCGAAGAAGAATCTCCAAAGAAAAGGCACGATCTGTTAACCAGGCGGCCTTCATACCGTAAGATACTCAATGATCTTGGAGGGGGTGAGATAGCTG GTTATGTTACGATGTTCGCAGAGCCCAAGGTCGAGCCGAACTCCTCGGAGGCAGACAGTGAATTATCCTCACACTCAATCCCATACCACACAG ttttaccCGCCACCGCGATACAGATTTCTAGTGGGGAAGGCGGTCAAGGCATTCACACGCTGACCATGACCAACGCGGCAGCGGGTGGAGCGATAGTTCAATACTCACCTGGTCAAGAATTCTTTGTACCTG TGGTTCAAGGGGGCATAGGTCAAGGTGGGGGCGAAGACCAGGCGAGGAAACGGGAAATTAGACTGCTTAAAAACAGAGAGGCGGCGAGGGAATGCAGacgaaaaaagaaagaatataTTAAATGCCTAGAAAACAGGGTGGCCGTCCTAGAGAACCAAAATAAGGCTCTCATTGATGAATTGAAGGCGCTCAAGGAACTGTACTGCCAGCAAAAGGTAGAATGA
- the LOC136348677 gene encoding cyclic AMP response element-binding protein B-like isoform X13: protein MFNWERDTFDSDVQPIPRHLTGCLDVQKTFSFPYPFSFEGPKKSHMKPSPVQSVIQPNQQSVIQTAANIQPILGKGNVILVSKPNSVIQTTQGSLQTLRVVEAPESDESYSEEESPKKRHDLLTRRPSYRKILNDLGGGEIAEPKVEPNSSEADSELSSHSIPYHTVVQGGIGQGGGEDQARKREIRLLKNREAARECRRKKKEYIKCLENRVAVLENQNKALIDELKALKELYCQQKVE from the exons ATGTTCAACTGGGAACGTGACACGTTTGACTCGGATGTTCAGCCAATCCCGCGGCACCTAACAGGTTGTCTAGAT GTCCAGAAAACGTTTTCGTTTCCGTATCCCTTTTCATTTGAGGGACCAAAAAAAAGTCACATGAAGCCAAGTCCG GTACAAAGTGTGATACAACCAAATCAGCAATCGGTCATCCAAACGGCAGCAAACATACAACCCATACTCGGCAAAGGGAACGTCATTCTAGTCAGCAAACCCAACTCTGTCATACAGACCACGCAAGGGAGTTTGCAAACGTTAAGG gTAGTTGAAGCTCCGGAGAGTGATGAGAGTTATTCCGAAGAAGAATCTCCAAAGAAAAGGCACGATCTGTTAACCAGGCGGCCTTCATACCGTAAGATACTCAATGATCTTGGAGGGGGTGAGATAGCTG AGCCCAAGGTCGAGCCGAACTCCTCGGAGGCAGACAGTGAATTATCCTCACACTCAATCCCATACCACACAG TGGTTCAAGGGGGCATAGGTCAAGGTGGGGGCGAAGACCAGGCGAGGAAACGGGAAATTAGACTGCTTAAAAACAGAGAGGCGGCGAGGGAATGCAGacgaaaaaagaaagaatataTTAAATGCCTAGAAAACAGGGTGGCCGTCCTAGAGAACCAAAATAAGGCTCTCATTGATGAATTGAAGGCGCTCAAGGAACTGTACTGCCAGCAAAAGGTAGAATGA
- the LOC136348677 gene encoding cyclic AMP-responsive element-binding protein 1-like isoform X6: protein MFNWERDTFDSDVQPIPRHLTGCLDVQKTFSFPYPFSFEGPKKSHMKPSPVQSVIQPNQQSVIQTAANIQPILGKGNVILVSKPNSVIQTTQGSLQTLRVVEAPESDESYSEEESPKKRHDLLTRRPSYQPKVEPNSSEADSELSSHSIPYHTVLPATAIQISSGEGGQGIHTLTMTNAAAGGAIVQYSPGQEFFVPVVQGGIGQGGGEDQARKREIRLLKNREAARECRRKKKEYIKCLENRVAVLENQNKALIDELKALKELYCQQKVE from the exons ATGTTCAACTGGGAACGTGACACGTTTGACTCGGATGTTCAGCCAATCCCGCGGCACCTAACAGGTTGTCTAGAT GTCCAGAAAACGTTTTCGTTTCCGTATCCCTTTTCATTTGAGGGACCAAAAAAAAGTCACATGAAGCCAAGTCCG GTACAAAGTGTGATACAACCAAATCAGCAATCGGTCATCCAAACGGCAGCAAACATACAACCCATACTCGGCAAAGGGAACGTCATTCTAGTCAGCAAACCCAACTCTGTCATACAGACCACGCAAGGGAGTTTGCAAACGTTAAGG gTAGTTGAAGCTCCGGAGAGTGATGAGAGTTATTCCGAAGAAGAATCTCCAAAGAAAAGGCACGATCTGTTAACCAGGCGGCCTTCATACC AGCCCAAGGTCGAGCCGAACTCCTCGGAGGCAGACAGTGAATTATCCTCACACTCAATCCCATACCACACAG ttttaccCGCCACCGCGATACAGATTTCTAGTGGGGAAGGCGGTCAAGGCATTCACACGCTGACCATGACCAACGCGGCAGCGGGTGGAGCGATAGTTCAATACTCACCTGGTCAAGAATTCTTTGTACCTG TGGTTCAAGGGGGCATAGGTCAAGGTGGGGGCGAAGACCAGGCGAGGAAACGGGAAATTAGACTGCTTAAAAACAGAGAGGCGGCGAGGGAATGCAGacgaaaaaagaaagaatataTTAAATGCCTAGAAAACAGGGTGGCCGTCCTAGAGAACCAAAATAAGGCTCTCATTGATGAATTGAAGGCGCTCAAGGAACTGTACTGCCAGCAAAAGGTAGAATGA
- the LOC136348677 gene encoding cyclic AMP-responsive element-binding protein 1-like isoform X3 produces the protein MDAIEEKCDPLSTTAPESPIASSVQKTFSFPYPFSFEGPKKSHMKPSPVQSVIQPNQQSVIQTAANIQPILGKGNVILVSKPNSVIQTTQGSLQTLRVVEAPESDESYSEEESPKKRHDLLTRRPSYRKILNDLGGGEIAGYVTMFAEPKVEPNSSEADSELSSHSIPYHTVLPATAIQISSGEGGQGIHTLTMTNAAAGGAIVQYSPGQEFFVPVVQGGIGQGGGEDQARKREIRLLKNREAARECRRKKKEYIKCLENRVAVLENQNKALIDELKALKELYCQQKVE, from the exons GTCCAGAAAACGTTTTCGTTTCCGTATCCCTTTTCATTTGAGGGACCAAAAAAAAGTCACATGAAGCCAAGTCCG GTACAAAGTGTGATACAACCAAATCAGCAATCGGTCATCCAAACGGCAGCAAACATACAACCCATACTCGGCAAAGGGAACGTCATTCTAGTCAGCAAACCCAACTCTGTCATACAGACCACGCAAGGGAGTTTGCAAACGTTAAGG gTAGTTGAAGCTCCGGAGAGTGATGAGAGTTATTCCGAAGAAGAATCTCCAAAGAAAAGGCACGATCTGTTAACCAGGCGGCCTTCATACCGTAAGATACTCAATGATCTTGGAGGGGGTGAGATAGCTG GTTATGTTACGATGTTCGCAGAGCCCAAGGTCGAGCCGAACTCCTCGGAGGCAGACAGTGAATTATCCTCACACTCAATCCCATACCACACAG ttttaccCGCCACCGCGATACAGATTTCTAGTGGGGAAGGCGGTCAAGGCATTCACACGCTGACCATGACCAACGCGGCAGCGGGTGGAGCGATAGTTCAATACTCACCTGGTCAAGAATTCTTTGTACCTG TGGTTCAAGGGGGCATAGGTCAAGGTGGGGGCGAAGACCAGGCGAGGAAACGGGAAATTAGACTGCTTAAAAACAGAGAGGCGGCGAGGGAATGCAGacgaaaaaagaaagaatataTTAAATGCCTAGAAAACAGGGTGGCCGTCCTAGAGAACCAAAATAAGGCTCTCATTGATGAATTGAAGGCGCTCAAGGAACTGTACTGCCAGCAAAAGGTAGAATGA
- the LOC136348677 gene encoding cyclic AMP-responsive element-binding protein 1-like isoform X7 yields the protein MFNWERDTFDSDVQPIPRHLTGCLDVQSVIQPNQQSVIQTAANIQPILGKGNVILVSKPNSVIQTTQGSLQTLRVVEAPESDESYSEEESPKKRHDLLTRRPSYRKILNDLGGGEIAGYVTMFAEPKVEPNSSEADSELSSHSIPYHTVLPATAIQISSGEGGQGIHTLTMTNAAAGGAIVQYSPGQEFFVPVVQGGIGQGGGEDQARKREIRLLKNREAARECRRKKKEYIKCLENRVAVLENQNKALIDELKALKELYCQQKVE from the exons ATGTTCAACTGGGAACGTGACACGTTTGACTCGGATGTTCAGCCAATCCCGCGGCACCTAACAGGTTGTCTAGAT GTACAAAGTGTGATACAACCAAATCAGCAATCGGTCATCCAAACGGCAGCAAACATACAACCCATACTCGGCAAAGGGAACGTCATTCTAGTCAGCAAACCCAACTCTGTCATACAGACCACGCAAGGGAGTTTGCAAACGTTAAGG gTAGTTGAAGCTCCGGAGAGTGATGAGAGTTATTCCGAAGAAGAATCTCCAAAGAAAAGGCACGATCTGTTAACCAGGCGGCCTTCATACCGTAAGATACTCAATGATCTTGGAGGGGGTGAGATAGCTG GTTATGTTACGATGTTCGCAGAGCCCAAGGTCGAGCCGAACTCCTCGGAGGCAGACAGTGAATTATCCTCACACTCAATCCCATACCACACAG ttttaccCGCCACCGCGATACAGATTTCTAGTGGGGAAGGCGGTCAAGGCATTCACACGCTGACCATGACCAACGCGGCAGCGGGTGGAGCGATAGTTCAATACTCACCTGGTCAAGAATTCTTTGTACCTG TGGTTCAAGGGGGCATAGGTCAAGGTGGGGGCGAAGACCAGGCGAGGAAACGGGAAATTAGACTGCTTAAAAACAGAGAGGCGGCGAGGGAATGCAGacgaaaaaagaaagaatataTTAAATGCCTAGAAAACAGGGTGGCCGTCCTAGAGAACCAAAATAAGGCTCTCATTGATGAATTGAAGGCGCTCAAGGAACTGTACTGCCAGCAAAAGGTAGAATGA
- the LOC136348677 gene encoding cyclic AMP response element-binding protein B-like isoform X9: MFNWERDTFDSDVQPIPRHLTGCLDVQKTFSFPYPFSFEGPKKSHMKPSPVQSVIQPNQQSVIQTAANIQPILGKGNVILVSKPNSVIQTTQGSLQTLRVVEAPESDESYSEEESPKKRHDLLTRRPSYRKILNDLGGGEIAVLPATAIQISSGEGGQGIHTLTMTNAAAGGAIVQYSPGQEFFVPVVQGGIGQGGGEDQARKREIRLLKNREAARECRRKKKEYIKCLENRVAVLENQNKALIDELKALKELYCQQKVE; this comes from the exons ATGTTCAACTGGGAACGTGACACGTTTGACTCGGATGTTCAGCCAATCCCGCGGCACCTAACAGGTTGTCTAGAT GTCCAGAAAACGTTTTCGTTTCCGTATCCCTTTTCATTTGAGGGACCAAAAAAAAGTCACATGAAGCCAAGTCCG GTACAAAGTGTGATACAACCAAATCAGCAATCGGTCATCCAAACGGCAGCAAACATACAACCCATACTCGGCAAAGGGAACGTCATTCTAGTCAGCAAACCCAACTCTGTCATACAGACCACGCAAGGGAGTTTGCAAACGTTAAGG gTAGTTGAAGCTCCGGAGAGTGATGAGAGTTATTCCGAAGAAGAATCTCCAAAGAAAAGGCACGATCTGTTAACCAGGCGGCCTTCATACCGTAAGATACTCAATGATCTTGGAGGGGGTGAGATAGCTG ttttaccCGCCACCGCGATACAGATTTCTAGTGGGGAAGGCGGTCAAGGCATTCACACGCTGACCATGACCAACGCGGCAGCGGGTGGAGCGATAGTTCAATACTCACCTGGTCAAGAATTCTTTGTACCTG TGGTTCAAGGGGGCATAGGTCAAGGTGGGGGCGAAGACCAGGCGAGGAAACGGGAAATTAGACTGCTTAAAAACAGAGAGGCGGCGAGGGAATGCAGacgaaaaaagaaagaatataTTAAATGCCTAGAAAACAGGGTGGCCGTCCTAGAGAACCAAAATAAGGCTCTCATTGATGAATTGAAGGCGCTCAAGGAACTGTACTGCCAGCAAAAGGTAGAATGA
- the LOC136348677 gene encoding cyclic AMP-responsive element-binding protein 1-like isoform X5, producing the protein MFNWERDTFDSDVQPIPRHLTGCLDVQKTFSFPYPFSFEGPKKSHMKPSPVQSVIQPNQQSVIQTAANIQPILGKGNVILVSKPNSVIQTTQGSLQTLRVVEAPESDESYSEEESPKKRHDLLTRRPSYRYVTMFAEPKVEPNSSEADSELSSHSIPYHTVLPATAIQISSGEGGQGIHTLTMTNAAAGGAIVQYSPGQEFFVPVVQGGIGQGGGEDQARKREIRLLKNREAARECRRKKKEYIKCLENRVAVLENQNKALIDELKALKELYCQQKVE; encoded by the exons ATGTTCAACTGGGAACGTGACACGTTTGACTCGGATGTTCAGCCAATCCCGCGGCACCTAACAGGTTGTCTAGAT GTCCAGAAAACGTTTTCGTTTCCGTATCCCTTTTCATTTGAGGGACCAAAAAAAAGTCACATGAAGCCAAGTCCG GTACAAAGTGTGATACAACCAAATCAGCAATCGGTCATCCAAACGGCAGCAAACATACAACCCATACTCGGCAAAGGGAACGTCATTCTAGTCAGCAAACCCAACTCTGTCATACAGACCACGCAAGGGAGTTTGCAAACGTTAAGG gTAGTTGAAGCTCCGGAGAGTGATGAGAGTTATTCCGAAGAAGAATCTCCAAAGAAAAGGCACGATCTGTTAACCAGGCGGCCTTCATACC GTTATGTTACGATGTTCGCAGAGCCCAAGGTCGAGCCGAACTCCTCGGAGGCAGACAGTGAATTATCCTCACACTCAATCCCATACCACACAG ttttaccCGCCACCGCGATACAGATTTCTAGTGGGGAAGGCGGTCAAGGCATTCACACGCTGACCATGACCAACGCGGCAGCGGGTGGAGCGATAGTTCAATACTCACCTGGTCAAGAATTCTTTGTACCTG TGGTTCAAGGGGGCATAGGTCAAGGTGGGGGCGAAGACCAGGCGAGGAAACGGGAAATTAGACTGCTTAAAAACAGAGAGGCGGCGAGGGAATGCAGacgaaaaaagaaagaatataTTAAATGCCTAGAAAACAGGGTGGCCGTCCTAGAGAACCAAAATAAGGCTCTCATTGATGAATTGAAGGCGCTCAAGGAACTGTACTGCCAGCAAAAGGTAGAATGA
- the LOC136348677 gene encoding cyclic AMP response element-binding protein B-like isoform X14 yields the protein MFNWERDTFDSDVQPIPRHLTGCLDVQKTFSFPYPFSFEGPKKSHMKPSPVQSVIQPNQQSVIQTAANIQPILGKGNVILVSKPNSVIQTTQGSLQTLRVVEAPESDESYSEEESPKKRHDLLTRRPSYRYVTMFAEPKVEPNSSEADSELSSHSIPYHTVVQGGIGQGGGEDQARKREIRLLKNREAARECRRKKKEYIKCLENRVAVLENQNKALIDELKALKELYCQQKVE from the exons ATGTTCAACTGGGAACGTGACACGTTTGACTCGGATGTTCAGCCAATCCCGCGGCACCTAACAGGTTGTCTAGAT GTCCAGAAAACGTTTTCGTTTCCGTATCCCTTTTCATTTGAGGGACCAAAAAAAAGTCACATGAAGCCAAGTCCG GTACAAAGTGTGATACAACCAAATCAGCAATCGGTCATCCAAACGGCAGCAAACATACAACCCATACTCGGCAAAGGGAACGTCATTCTAGTCAGCAAACCCAACTCTGTCATACAGACCACGCAAGGGAGTTTGCAAACGTTAAGG gTAGTTGAAGCTCCGGAGAGTGATGAGAGTTATTCCGAAGAAGAATCTCCAAAGAAAAGGCACGATCTGTTAACCAGGCGGCCTTCATACC GTTATGTTACGATGTTCGCAGAGCCCAAGGTCGAGCCGAACTCCTCGGAGGCAGACAGTGAATTATCCTCACACTCAATCCCATACCACACAG TGGTTCAAGGGGGCATAGGTCAAGGTGGGGGCGAAGACCAGGCGAGGAAACGGGAAATTAGACTGCTTAAAAACAGAGAGGCGGCGAGGGAATGCAGacgaaaaaagaaagaatataTTAAATGCCTAGAAAACAGGGTGGCCGTCCTAGAGAACCAAAATAAGGCTCTCATTGATGAATTGAAGGCGCTCAAGGAACTGTACTGCCAGCAAAAGGTAGAATGA
- the LOC136348677 gene encoding cyclic AMP-responsive element-binding protein 1-like isoform X1, whose product MFNWERDTFDSDVQPIPRHLTGCLDVQKTFSFPYPFSFEGPKKSHMKPSPVQSVIQPNQQSVIQTAANIQPILGKGNVILVSKPNSVIQTTQGSLQTLRVVEAPESDESYSEEESPKKRHDLLTRRPSYRKILNDLGGGEIAGYVTMFAEPKVEPNSSEADSELSSHSIPYHTVLPATAIQISSGEGGQGIHTLTMTNAAAGGAIVQYSPGQEFFVPVVQGGIGQGGGEDQARKREIRLLKNREAARECRRKKKEYIKCLENRVAVLENQNKALIDELKALKELYCQQKVE is encoded by the exons ATGTTCAACTGGGAACGTGACACGTTTGACTCGGATGTTCAGCCAATCCCGCGGCACCTAACAGGTTGTCTAGAT GTCCAGAAAACGTTTTCGTTTCCGTATCCCTTTTCATTTGAGGGACCAAAAAAAAGTCACATGAAGCCAAGTCCG GTACAAAGTGTGATACAACCAAATCAGCAATCGGTCATCCAAACGGCAGCAAACATACAACCCATACTCGGCAAAGGGAACGTCATTCTAGTCAGCAAACCCAACTCTGTCATACAGACCACGCAAGGGAGTTTGCAAACGTTAAGG gTAGTTGAAGCTCCGGAGAGTGATGAGAGTTATTCCGAAGAAGAATCTCCAAAGAAAAGGCACGATCTGTTAACCAGGCGGCCTTCATACCGTAAGATACTCAATGATCTTGGAGGGGGTGAGATAGCTG GTTATGTTACGATGTTCGCAGAGCCCAAGGTCGAGCCGAACTCCTCGGAGGCAGACAGTGAATTATCCTCACACTCAATCCCATACCACACAG ttttaccCGCCACCGCGATACAGATTTCTAGTGGGGAAGGCGGTCAAGGCATTCACACGCTGACCATGACCAACGCGGCAGCGGGTGGAGCGATAGTTCAATACTCACCTGGTCAAGAATTCTTTGTACCTG TGGTTCAAGGGGGCATAGGTCAAGGTGGGGGCGAAGACCAGGCGAGGAAACGGGAAATTAGACTGCTTAAAAACAGAGAGGCGGCGAGGGAATGCAGacgaaaaaagaaagaatataTTAAATGCCTAGAAAACAGGGTGGCCGTCCTAGAGAACCAAAATAAGGCTCTCATTGATGAATTGAAGGCGCTCAAGGAACTGTACTGCCAGCAAAAGGTAGAATGA
- the LOC136348677 gene encoding cyclic AMP-responsive element-binding protein 1-like isoform X4 encodes MFNWERDTFDSDVQPIPRHLTGCLDVQKTFSFPYPFSFEGPKKSHMKPSPVQSVIQPNQQSVIQTAANIQPILGKGNVILVSKPNSVIQTTQGSLQTLRVVEAPESDESYSEEESPKKRHDLLTRRPSYRKILNDLGGGEIAEPKVEPNSSEADSELSSHSIPYHTVLPATAIQISSGEGGQGIHTLTMTNAAAGGAIVQYSPGQEFFVPVVQGGIGQGGGEDQARKREIRLLKNREAARECRRKKKEYIKCLENRVAVLENQNKALIDELKALKELYCQQKVE; translated from the exons ATGTTCAACTGGGAACGTGACACGTTTGACTCGGATGTTCAGCCAATCCCGCGGCACCTAACAGGTTGTCTAGAT GTCCAGAAAACGTTTTCGTTTCCGTATCCCTTTTCATTTGAGGGACCAAAAAAAAGTCACATGAAGCCAAGTCCG GTACAAAGTGTGATACAACCAAATCAGCAATCGGTCATCCAAACGGCAGCAAACATACAACCCATACTCGGCAAAGGGAACGTCATTCTAGTCAGCAAACCCAACTCTGTCATACAGACCACGCAAGGGAGTTTGCAAACGTTAAGG gTAGTTGAAGCTCCGGAGAGTGATGAGAGTTATTCCGAAGAAGAATCTCCAAAGAAAAGGCACGATCTGTTAACCAGGCGGCCTTCATACCGTAAGATACTCAATGATCTTGGAGGGGGTGAGATAGCTG AGCCCAAGGTCGAGCCGAACTCCTCGGAGGCAGACAGTGAATTATCCTCACACTCAATCCCATACCACACAG ttttaccCGCCACCGCGATACAGATTTCTAGTGGGGAAGGCGGTCAAGGCATTCACACGCTGACCATGACCAACGCGGCAGCGGGTGGAGCGATAGTTCAATACTCACCTGGTCAAGAATTCTTTGTACCTG TGGTTCAAGGGGGCATAGGTCAAGGTGGGGGCGAAGACCAGGCGAGGAAACGGGAAATTAGACTGCTTAAAAACAGAGAGGCGGCGAGGGAATGCAGacgaaaaaagaaagaatataTTAAATGCCTAGAAAACAGGGTGGCCGTCCTAGAGAACCAAAATAAGGCTCTCATTGATGAATTGAAGGCGCTCAAGGAACTGTACTGCCAGCAAAAGGTAGAATGA
- the LOC136348677 gene encoding cyclic AMP response element-binding protein B-like isoform X12, with the protein MFNWERDTFDSDVQPIPRHLTGCLDVQKTFSFPYPFSFEGPKKSHMKPSPVQSVIQPNQQSVIQTAANIQPILGKGNVILVSKPNSVIQTTQGSLQTLRVVEAPESDESYSEEESPKKRHDLLTRRPSYRKILNDLGGGEIAGYVTMFAEPKVEPNSSEADSELSSHSIPYHTVVQGGIGQGGGEDQARKREIRLLKNREAARECRRKKKEYIKCLENRVAVLENQNKALIDELKALKELYCQQKVE; encoded by the exons ATGTTCAACTGGGAACGTGACACGTTTGACTCGGATGTTCAGCCAATCCCGCGGCACCTAACAGGTTGTCTAGAT GTCCAGAAAACGTTTTCGTTTCCGTATCCCTTTTCATTTGAGGGACCAAAAAAAAGTCACATGAAGCCAAGTCCG GTACAAAGTGTGATACAACCAAATCAGCAATCGGTCATCCAAACGGCAGCAAACATACAACCCATACTCGGCAAAGGGAACGTCATTCTAGTCAGCAAACCCAACTCTGTCATACAGACCACGCAAGGGAGTTTGCAAACGTTAAGG gTAGTTGAAGCTCCGGAGAGTGATGAGAGTTATTCCGAAGAAGAATCTCCAAAGAAAAGGCACGATCTGTTAACCAGGCGGCCTTCATACCGTAAGATACTCAATGATCTTGGAGGGGGTGAGATAGCTG GTTATGTTACGATGTTCGCAGAGCCCAAGGTCGAGCCGAACTCCTCGGAGGCAGACAGTGAATTATCCTCACACTCAATCCCATACCACACAG TGGTTCAAGGGGGCATAGGTCAAGGTGGGGGCGAAGACCAGGCGAGGAAACGGGAAATTAGACTGCTTAAAAACAGAGAGGCGGCGAGGGAATGCAGacgaaaaaagaaagaatataTTAAATGCCTAGAAAACAGGGTGGCCGTCCTAGAGAACCAAAATAAGGCTCTCATTGATGAATTGAAGGCGCTCAAGGAACTGTACTGCCAGCAAAAGGTAGAATGA